In the genome of Deinococcus ruber, the window CGCAGAAGCTGCACGGCGTCCGTGCCAGCGTCTGCGAGCTGCTCGACCGGGCAGATCGCGTCGGTGCCCGCTGGAATCGGTGCCCCGGTGTAGATCCGCACGCACTCTCCGGCCCCGACCAGGCCCGTGTACGGCACGCCCGCCCGCGACTCACCCAGCACCTTCAGGCGCACCGGAGACAGCGGCGCAGCGCCCAGCGTGTCGGCCTCACGGCAGGCGATGCCGTCCAGCGCACTCTCGGTGGCCGACGGATGACTGACCAGCGCTGCCAGATCGTTCGCCAGAAATCGCCCCGCTGCCTCGCTCACTGTCACCGTCTCGGCTTCCGGCTGGGGCAGCAGGGCAAGCAGCATGGCGCGGGCTTCCGGCACGCTGACATTCATCGGAAAGCTGGGCTGATCGGGAACGGGGTTGGCGGCGTTCGGCATGCAGGCAGCATGGCAGATGCAGCGCGAATCTACATCTGCGCCGCCGACGCTCGCCCTTACGGAACGATCACGACCTTGCCCGTGACGTTGCGTTCCTCCATGTCGCGCAGCGCCTGTCCGGCCTGCTCCAGGCTGTAGCGGCCCGACACGTGCAGCGTCATGCGGCCTTCTTTCATCCACTCCAGCATGGTGCCCAGGTTGCGGGCATTTCCTCTGGGATCGCGGCGGGCAAATTCGCCCCAGAACACGCCGACCAGACTGGCCCCCTTCAGCAGCGGCAGATTCAGCGGCAATCTGGGAATGTCGCCCGCCGCGAAGCCCACCACCAGATACCGCCCGCCCCAGGCGATGCTGCGGAAAGCGGGTTCAGCGTAGTCGCCGCCCACCGGGTCGTAGATAACATTCGGCCCCTTGCCGTCCGTCAGGGTCTTCACGCGCTCGCGCAGGTCTTCCGACGCGTAGTTGATGGTCTCGTCGGCCCCATTCTGGCGGCAGATTTCCAGCTTGTCGTCTCGGCTGGCCGCCGCGATCACCCGTGCCCCCAGCGCCTTACCGATCTGAATCGCCGCGAGGCCCACCCCGCCCGATGCACCCAGCACCAGCAGCGTTTCGCCCGCCTGGAGCTGCGCCCGGTCGACCAGCGCGTGATACGACGTGCCCGACGCCAGCACGAAGGCAGCGGCCTGCTCGAAGCTCAGCTCGGGCGGCATGGGAATGAGCTGCGCGGCCTGTGCGACGGCGTGCGTGGCGTAGCCGCCCACATTCAGGAAGGCGATCACCCGGTCGCCCACCTGGACGCGTTCGACGCCCTCGCCCAGCGCTTCGACCTCGCCCGCCACTTCCGAGCCGGGGGTAAAGGGCAGCGGCGGTTTGAACTGGTACTTGCCCTGAATGATGAGCGTATCGGGGAAATTGACGCCTGCGGCCCGCACGCGCAGGCGCACTTCGCCCTTGCCGGGCTGGGGCAGCGGCTGGGTTTCGACGGTCAGGGTGTCGGGGGTGCCCCAGGCGTGACAGACGACGGCCTGCATTTCGGTTGGTTCGGTCATTGGGGTGTTCCTCCTGGTGGTGGGGGTTTAGTTTAGTGCGTTGTTTGTTGTTTGTTGGGCGTTTGGAGGTTGGATTGGGGTTGGCGGTTGGGTGTTCGGGGGCTGTTTAGGTTGGGTGGGCGTTCGGATGCTGCTTTGTTGCCCACCCCCCAGCCCCCTACCCAGAGGGCAGGGGGAGCAAAGAGATTCGTCAAGCGCTGGTCGCAATTTGGAAGCGGCGTGTTCTTGCTTCGCCCATTGCAACGTTTGATCTTGTTGGTTGCTGCGCCACGACCGGCGTAAAGCCGCTTCGTTCGTGCCGCCAAATCGCTCAATCCAAAACCGCCGAAGCCCTGACTGGGCGCGGCCTTAATCGCCCACAACCACAGGTCTGTTATCTGTTCTGCCTGCCCTGTCATTCCCACATAGGCCGCTTCAACAGCAACAGAAAGCAAACGCTCTTGCTTCTCTGACAAAAAGTAGACGATGTGGGGCGGAGTCAGGAAGGTCTTTCACACGGACGACGCACCGCCTTGGGCGCATTGAGGCGCGGCACTGGTGTGCAAGCTTGGCAACTCTGGCGAAAAGAGCGACCAAGCCCACTGGAGCGAGTCAGCGCGGGAGTGGCGTCGGCTGCAACAAGATGCAACGTTGCCACGGGCGAAGACAGAGCATGCCGCTTCCAGACTGCGATCAGCGCTTGACGCTCTTTAGCTCCCCCTGCCCCTCTGGGGTAGGGGGCTGGGGGGTGGGGCAATTAAGCAACATCCGATCTCCCAGCAAACCGAAAACCCCCACTCCAACCACCCACCCCATTCACCACTCCAACCAGTAAATCCACCCCCGCCCACCTGTCACCCTTTCAAGTCCTGCCGCTTAGAATATCGGCATGGACTTCGACGTACTGGTGATTGGAGCTGGCCCCGGCGGGTATCACGCAGCGATCCGGGCGGCGCAACTCGGCCTGAAGGTGGCCTGTGCCGAAATGGGCGCGGTGGGCGGCGTGTGCCTGAATATCGGCTGCATTCCGACCAAGGCGCTGCTGCACGCGGGCGAAACCATCGCCAACACCCGCCACGCGGCCGACTTTGGCCTGAGTTACGGCCCGGCAACTCTGGACATCGCCAAGATGAACGGCTGGAAAGACGGCATCGTCAAGAAGCTGACCGGCGGCGTGGCGGGGCTGTTCAAGGCCAACAAGGTGACGCATCTGGTAGGGCAGGCGAGTTTTATCGACGCCAACACCGTCAAGATCGGTGACAAGACGTATACGGCGTCGAGTTTCATCATCGCCACCGGCTCGGAACCCGCCACCTTAAAGGGCCTGGATGTCGATCAGGTCGCGATTGTAGACAGCACCGGAGCGCTGAACGTGCCCGATCCGGTTCCTGCCCGCATGCTGTGCGTGGGCGGCGGTGTGATCGGCTTCGAGTTCGCGCACATCTATAACAATCTCGGCAGCAAGGTCAAAGTCATCGAGTTTCTGCCGAACATCATTCCCGGGGCCGACGCCGACGCCGTGAAGGAATTCGGCAAGATCATGAAGAAGCAGGGCATCGAGATCGTGACCCGCATGAAGGCCAACAGCGCTCAGAAGCAGGCTGACGGCGTGCATGTCGAGCTGGAAAACGTGGAAACCGGTGAGAAGACGACGGAGGTCTTTGACCGCGTGCTGGTGGCGGTTGGGCGGCGTCCCCGCACGGCGGGGCTGAATCTGGAAGCGGCGGGACTGAAGGCCACCGAGCGCGGCTTTATCGAGGTCAACACCCGCATGCAGACGGGCGTACCTCACATCTACGCGGTGGGCGACGTGGCCGGAAACCCGATGCTGGCCCACAAGGCCATGAAGGAAGGGCTGGTGGCCGCCGAGGTGATCGCGGGCAAGCCCAGCGAGCAGGACGCCGTGGCGATTCCCGGCGTGGTGTATACCAGCCCCGAACTCGCGTGGGTCGGCCTGACCGAGCAGGAAGCGATAGACAAGGGCTATAAGGTCAAAACGGGCCTGTTCCCCATGAGTGCGTCGGGCCGCGCCATGACCTTGCAGAGTACCGAAGGCTTCGTGAAGATGGTCGTGGAGGAGGGCACCGATCTGCTGCTGGGCGTGCATATTGTGGCGGCGCACGCCTCCGATCTGCTGGGCGAGGCAGGGCTGGCGCTGGAAATGGCCGCGACCGCCAGCGACGTGGCCCTCACCATCCACGCGCACCCCACGCTGGGCGAGGCCGTGCTGGAAGCCGCCGAATCGGTCCACAAGCAGGCCATCCACATCGTCAACCGCTGAACGCGGCACCATAACGGGGAGCAGGCATCAAAACGGTGCCTGCTCCCCGCTGTCGTCTGCACCCCTGCGTGTATGAAAAAAAACGGCAGGCGTTGTGTCTGTGATCTGGCTCTCATCTGGAGTACGCTACACAGGTATGACCCTTATTGCCCTGATTACCATGCCCGAGGATCAGGCGCGGGAACTGGCCCGGACGCTGGTGCGCGAGCGCCTGGCGGGGAGCGTCAACGTGCTGCCCGGCACCTTTTCGGTGTACCGCTGGAACGGCGACGCCGCCGAAGATACCGAGGCGCTGATGATCGTCAAGACCACGCAGGAACGCTATCCGGCCCTCGAAGAACGGGTACGGGCGCTGCACCCGTACCAGATTCCGGAAATCGTGGCCTTGCCCACCGCCCGCACGCTGCCCGCCTTTGCCGAGTGGCTCTACGAGAGCGTGGAAGTGGAGGGCAAGAGCTGACGACCACGAGCGCCGCTCCGACCTCGCTCAGATCACGAATTCACCGGCCCGCATGACCGGCTCACGGGTGCCGTCCTTCCGGATACCGTCCACGTCGATCTGGGCGCTGCCGATCATCCAATCGACGTGTGTCAGCGACTCGTTGCCGCCCTTGGCCGCAAAACTCTGCGAATCCATCTCGACGCCGCCCGCAATATTGAAGCGGTACGCCGCACCGATGGCGATATGCGAAGCGGCGTTTTCGTCGTACAGCGTGTTGTAGAAGAACAGGCCGCTGCGGCTGATAGGCGAGCTGTTTGGCACCAGCGCCACTTCACCCAGGCGGTGCGAGCCTTCATCGGTGTCGATCATCTGCTGGAGGGTGGCCTGCCCCTGCTCGGCGCTGGCCTCGACGATGCGCCCACCCTCGAAGCGGATACGAATACCAGTAATCAGCGTGCCGTTGTAACTCAGCGGCTTGGTGCTGACGACCACACCGTCGACCCGCTCGCGGTGCGGGGCCGTCCAGACTTCCTCGGTGGGGATGTTGGCGGTAAAGGTGATGCCGCCGGGCACGCCGTCTGCCGGAGCCGTGACCGCGCTGCCGCCGCCCCAGATGTGATCGTCGGCCAGCCCCACCGTCAGATCGGTGCCGCCGCCCTGCCCCAGAAAGTGCAGAGCATGGAACTGGCGCTCGGTGAGCAGTTCACGGCGCTGCTTCAGCGTTTGCAGGTGGGCGTGCCACGCGGCGATAGGGTCGGGCTGATCGGCGCGGGTAGCCGCAAAAATGGCGTCCCACTGGGCCTGCACCGCCGCTTCATCCGACATACCGGGAAACATCAGCCCTGCCCATTCCGGAATCGGGGCGCTGATGAGGTTCCAGTTTAAGCGGTTGGTCATGACACGCTGCGAATAGGGCCTGCGGTAAGTCGCCAGTGCCCGCTGATGGGCCGACACGCGGGCCGCATCCACGCCGCCCAGCAGGTTGGGATTGGTCGCCCGGATGGCGATGACGCTGCCGCCCGCCTCGGCTACTTCCATCTCGGCGTCCACGCGCCAGCGGCTGATCGTTTCGAAGGTGCCGTCCGGCGCATTCTGAAACCGGCTGAGAATCACCGCGTCATCGTCCCAGCGCACATCGGCAAAGCTTGCCCCGGCGCGATAGGCAGCGTCGACGATCAGGCGGGCCAGCGGAGCCGTCTCGACGGGAGCCTGCACCAGCACCCGCTGACCGGGCTGCACGCCCGCACCGATCTGCACTGTCAGATCGGCATAGTTGCGAAGTTTCTGCTCGAAGCTCAGCTCGGATGAAGACGTCATAACGAGAAGGATAGCGCCCGCTTTCGTGTGCTCGCCTTGAGGCATGCTTGACCAGAGAGGCCACCTGCATCTATACTGCCCACCGCTGGTTATCGAGGCGTAGCGCAGCCTGGTAGCGTACTACCTTGGGGTGGTAGGGGTCGTGAGTTCAAATCTCGCCGCCTCGACCAGCAAAGAAGATGAAAGTCCCGTTTCGGCGGGGCTTTTTTCGTTGTAGTGGCCCAGTTTCGTCCTCAGTGCAGCCTAGGAGAGTGCTTCTGACTCGTCTGCGGGGTCTTCCAGCGTCAGCAGCAACAGGTCGGTACTGCCGTCGGCACTGGTCAGAGCGCGGGCACTGAAGTGGATACTCTGGCGGCCCTGAAAGGGAATATCGAAGTCGGCGACGTGACGCTTCACGGTGCCGTGGTTCGGAGCTTCCTCGCGCAGCAGCGGAATCAGCGAGCGGAAGACCTGTCGTCCGACCCCCATGAGTTCCGAGAGCAGCTCTCCCCTGGCCCGCTGCGCCGTCAGATGCATCATCTGATAGAAGGCTCGGTTGGCCGAAACCACCCGCAGCGCCGTATCGAGCACGATGCAGGGCGCAGAAACAGCATTGATCGCCTCGTCGGCGTACAGCGCAGACACCTGCACCTGCCGCTCAAGGCGCTTGATGGTGGTGATGCTGGCAAAGACGATCACCACGCCATCGATGAAATTGTCGAAGGTGCGGTAAGGAGCCACCTTCATCAGATACCAGTTGCCATCCTTGGTCTGCACGTCGGTTTCGAAGGGCGTCAGGGTACGCAGCACTTCCAGACTGTCGCGTTCCAGAGCGTCGTAACGCAGATTGGTGACCAGATGCGTGATGGACCGCCCGACATCCGAGGGGATCAGGTGAATGACCCCGGTGATTCTGGGGGTAAAGCGCTTGATCTTCAGGTCGTTGTCGAGGAAGACGGTGGCGATTCCGGCGCTGTCCAGCAGGTTCTTCATGTCGTCGTTGGCCTGCGCCAGATCGGTGATGATCATCTGGTGTTCGGCGTTGATGGTGATGAGTTCCTCGTTCAGCGACTGCAACTCCTCTTTCGAGGTCATCAGTTCCTCGTTGGTGCTCTGCAACTCCTCGTTGGTGCTCTGGAGTTCCTCGTTAGTGGTCTTGAGCTGCTCCACCGACACTTCCATCTCCTCCAGATTCGCCTGAAGGTAGCCCCTGGAATATTTCAGCTCGCGTTCCAGTTCCTGAATCACCGAAAGGCGGTCGTTGTCCGGCGCTGTTTCCTGGGGTGCAGTCTGCGGCGCGAGCTGAAACACGATCAGGATCAGTGGCTGTTCCAGGCGCGGCAGATCGAGAGGCCGGACGATCAGATCGAGGCGGCGATACACCCCGTCGATTTCTATCCGCAGCCCCGACTGCACGACTTCCCGCTGCGTTTCAGCGACCTGGCGCAGCGCGGCGCTCAACTCGTAGCGCAGTCCGTCGCGGGCCATGTCGAGTACGTTGGTGCCGATGCGGCCCAGCGCCAGTTCCAGAAAGGGGCCGGTGCGTCCGACCACATGCACGATGTCGCCACGGGCGCTCACCAACACCGAAGGCGGAGTGTATTCGCCCAGCAACACACTGCTGACAACCTGTGAGATATCCAGTTCGCGGGGAGGGCGAAAGACGGGGGGGTGTTCGGTGCGGCTGACCGGAGGAGGGCGCATGTTGCCCGTCCCAAACCCCAGCGTGAGGGGCTTGACCGGCAACGCTGCCCGCCGGAACAGCCTCCACTGCGGATCGAGCGGGACGAACAGATCGCGCAGCAGGCCGGTGGTTTCAG includes:
- a CDS encoding NADPH:quinone oxidoreductase family protein encodes the protein MQAVVCHAWGTPDTLTVETQPLPQPGKGEVRLRVRAAGVNFPDTLIIQGKYQFKPPLPFTPGSEVAGEVEALGEGVERVQVGDRVIAFLNVGGYATHAVAQAAQLIPMPPELSFEQAAAFVLASGTSYHALVDRAQLQAGETLLVLGASGGVGLAAIQIGKALGARVIAAASRDDKLEICRQNGADETINYASEDLRERVKTLTDGKGPNVIYDPVGGDYAEPAFRSIAWGGRYLVVGFAAGDIPRLPLNLPLLKGASLVGVFWGEFARRDPRGNARNLGTMLEWMKEGRMTLHVSGRYSLEQAGQALRDMEERNVTGKVVIVP
- the lpdA gene encoding dihydrolipoyl dehydrogenase gives rise to the protein MDFDVLVIGAGPGGYHAAIRAAQLGLKVACAEMGAVGGVCLNIGCIPTKALLHAGETIANTRHAADFGLSYGPATLDIAKMNGWKDGIVKKLTGGVAGLFKANKVTHLVGQASFIDANTVKIGDKTYTASSFIIATGSEPATLKGLDVDQVAIVDSTGALNVPDPVPARMLCVGGGVIGFEFAHIYNNLGSKVKVIEFLPNIIPGADADAVKEFGKIMKKQGIEIVTRMKANSAQKQADGVHVELENVETGEKTTEVFDRVLVAVGRRPRTAGLNLEAAGLKATERGFIEVNTRMQTGVPHIYAVGDVAGNPMLAHKAMKEGLVAAEVIAGKPSEQDAVAIPGVVYTSPELAWVGLTEQEAIDKGYKVKTGLFPMSASGRAMTLQSTEGFVKMVVEEGTDLLLGVHIVAAHASDLLGEAGLALEMAATASDVALTIHAHPTLGEAVLEAAESVHKQAIHIVNR
- the cutA gene encoding divalent-cation tolerance protein CutA; protein product: MTLIALITMPEDQARELARTLVRERLAGSVNVLPGTFSVYRWNGDAAEDTEALMIVKTTQERYPALEERVRALHPYQIPEIVALPTARTLPAFAEWLYESVEVEGKS
- a CDS encoding aminopeptidase, with amino-acid sequence MTSSSELSFEQKLRNYADLTVQIGAGVQPGQRVLVQAPVETAPLARLIVDAAYRAGASFADVRWDDDAVILSRFQNAPDGTFETISRWRVDAEMEVAEAGGSVIAIRATNPNLLGGVDAARVSAHQRALATYRRPYSQRVMTNRLNWNLISAPIPEWAGLMFPGMSDEAAVQAQWDAIFAATRADQPDPIAAWHAHLQTLKQRRELLTERQFHALHFLGQGGGTDLTVGLADDHIWGGGSAVTAPADGVPGGITFTANIPTEEVWTAPHRERVDGVVVSTKPLSYNGTLITGIRIRFEGGRIVEASAEQGQATLQQMIDTDEGSHRLGEVALVPNSSPISRSGLFFYNTLYDENAASHIAIGAAYRFNIAGGVEMDSQSFAAKGGNESLTHVDWMIGSAQIDVDGIRKDGTREPVMRAGEFVI
- a CDS encoding chemotaxis protein CheB; the protein is MSEQSELLPELQQSATVSLPLAVVGIGGSAGALSSYERFFLSLPAGGNMAFVLVPHQHPEQRALMPELLQRCTSLPVSEISDGVALEANCVYVAPPGRDVTLEDNVLRLHDDPLTSPVALPIDRFFTSLAHSQGRRAVAVVLSGSGHDGSQGVKEIRRLGGLVLVQDPVTAEYPSMPSSAVATQTAHQVLPPDELAPRLHAFVTRKPGPVQTEEELLPEEAQASAPLQAILLLIRAQIGHDFTQYKYSTIFRRINRRMQMYSMESAAQYLRFLRETPREVTALYKDLTINVTSFFRDPDAFASLKVQLGQALSDNLRQGVDTFRVWAPGCATGEEAYSIAIILSELLEEFGEQRRIQVQIFATDIDEDSVAVARAGQYSHQIAYVVSAERLERYFTLKSDGYAVRPEVREMVVFALHNTFGDPPFTRLDLLCCRNMLIYLNSNLQKTLIPLFHYALNPGGLLFLGPSETTGLLRDLFVPLDPQWRLFRRAALPVKPLTLGFGTGNMRPPPVSRTEHPPVFRPPRELDISQVVSSVLLGEYTPPSVLVSARGDIVHVVGRTGPFLELALGRIGTNVLDMARDGLRYELSAALRQVAETQREVVQSGLRIEIDGVYRRLDLIVRPLDLPRLEQPLILIVFQLAPQTAPQETAPDNDRLSVIQELERELKYSRGYLQANLEEMEVSVEQLKTTNEELQSTNEELQSTNEELMTSKEELQSLNEELITINAEHQMIITDLAQANDDMKNLLDSAGIATVFLDNDLKIKRFTPRITGVIHLIPSDVGRSITHLVTNLRYDALERDSLEVLRTLTPFETDVQTKDGNWYLMKVAPYRTFDNFIDGVVIVFASITTIKRLERQVQVSALYADEAINAVSAPCIVLDTALRVVSANRAFYQMMHLTAQRARGELLSELMGVGRQVFRSLIPLLREEAPNHGTVKRHVADFDIPFQGRQSIHFSARALTSADGSTDLLLLTLEDPADESEALS